The DNA sequence CTGATCCTTCACTTGGAACTTATAAGTATAATTTGTCCCAGGTGGAATAGGACACGTAGTCCCTGGCAATCCTTCTTGCCAAGAATTCTTCCTTTGCTGAATGCCATGCCAGTGGAACGAGATAGGCTCgtctatattattaaaaacattCACCCAAACATTATTGTTGGAGGTACCATTGATCATAGGACCCGGGAACTCACCATTGATTGTAATAACCTGTTGGGGAACACCCAGAGGAGAAAGATTTGCATAGGCCACATTCCATGTATAGAACAAGTAAGGATCCTCACCGTGAACGCGACGAAGGAAGAGGCATGATATTAGTAGTAAGCCAAGAACAAGCTCAAATTTCACTCTGCTCATCTTCCTGTGGAAGTAGAAGAACCATATAAAAGGGTTTGTGTAAAAGTATGATCAACAACAACTTATACTTGTGAAAAGTTGTCTGGTGAGTGAATAAAATGGTATTATGGATGAGTGGTAATAAGCTAATAGCCTTATATAATACTTATTCTTGAATCACAGGTTCCCTTGCATTCCGCTCTTCCTTAATTAACCCCGAATTTACTGGTTCCCATACACATATACCATAGACAGACCAACTCACAGATCCTTGTCTTGCTCCTGATTAATCTTTTTGAAACAGTCATCTTGTCTATATTTCACTCATCTAATTATTAGCTCTACTTGCATCATAATATTACCTTGTGTTATTACATGGTTCTAATCTGATATGCAATTTTAATTGAAACAAAACCAAAAATACAAACAATTAGAGACAAAAATGAGGAAAAAAGGGAAATGTAAAACACAAATGCATCAATAAAACAACTATAAAACAGAAAACAGAACATAACATTCACGGATAAAAGTGTTggacataaaaaatttataacattAGACAATTTTCCGTTAAATAATATTGTAGCaccattatatacatataaaaaaatagaattaaaattgttcaacacttttttttcctttttcccGATGAACATATGCTACTAACATATGTATGCCAAAAAGCCTTTATCATCAACGCAAATATATGCATGTATTATATATCGTTGGAAAACTAGGAAAACTTAATTTAAAATCCTTTTTTTTTCTGACAGGAATTTAAAATCCTTTAATTTCCCTACTTTGGCCTTCCATTTACTTTAGCTATTTAATTGCCAGTTTAAAATGTTACTGATTACTGAAAAACAATTTGATTAACTTCTGAAAGATCATAGTAAAGAGTATATAACAGAGAACATTTTACTGAATACTTGTTTATGAACATACGATATAACATGTTACCGATTACATGTTTATAAACATAAGAGAGACAATATAGTGAGCATATGTTTGAGAACACAGTAAACATACTAATagtatcaataatatatatggtTCTCCAAAGTTGCCTTATAAATAGTTTGCTTAATACAGGGTCAGGCTACAATGGAAGTCCAAGCTGTAAATCGTGCTTCTTTGTCTTACATTGTTCTCTACTCTATTCAGCTTTGGTGTATGCCAAAGATATAACAAACATTTTTACATAGATAAAGGACTCTGCACCTCGATATCATTCGTCTCAGAGACACCATCAACCTTATCTGTCGAGCTTCTTCCCGAACTATTATTAGTTGGCGACTGATCCTCTACGTTGTAATTCCAGAGGTCTTTTAATTCACCTCTTACCCAACCCAATATCACAATCGTTCCTAGGTACACATACAAACACCAGAAAGCAGAAAATAAGAAAATGGAAAACAATAAATCCAAGGTAAAAATTTACTTGTGTAGAAAGCATAGATTATGCCGTCGAAgcagtatatatgtgtatatcttACCTAGAGTACATGGAACGAGATACAAAAGAGCTGGTTGGCCTTGGCCGTTCATTAAATACAAAGCTAGGTAAGTGAAAAGAAGGCCTGCAGTAGGAAATCATTATTCGTAACATATGCTTGTAATAAATTTTTGACACTGGAGCTACCCATCCAGTTCAAATACATACATATTTGTGGAGCTGAAATGAACCTCAGCTTTATATCAAGTAATCATGAAGAAAAGTTAACTACAATCAATAATCAGATGATAGATTTTTtccagaaaatatatatataataattactcCAACAGTTTAGATTAGTACGACTAAGAATTCATTTTTCTTCTTGGGACAGCAAATCAAAATCGTAAGTACCAATTTTGGGTGACCACAACTCACAGCTGCTCATCAACCACAACGATAACACAACTCTTGGGATACCAGACTTATGCGGGGTGGTCAGGTACGGAACCCAGCATTTTTAACTAGCCGAATAATACATTCTCTACAATCTTGGTTTTAAACTTCTTTCTCCCACATTGACTTTCTTAATGTCCTCGTACCAGAGTCGAGCGACATAACATGGGTCTGGGTATTGGATCTGAGTCAGATCCTTCATACTAAAATCAGTCACTTCACCTTGCACAAATCtagttcaaaattaaatttaaggCATCCTAACAAGTTTATAAAAGCAAGGTTTCAGGAAGActtgtttttatattatcaattttGACTTTATGCTATGAATTTAACATATACAGTTAAGCTTTATACAATATAGTGACAGTcactatatatacaatatagtgACAGTcactatatatacaatatagtgACTGTcactatattgtatatatagtgACTCTTGTTCAGCATACTTGTATATATGTCCAATTTCGGATCCATATCTAAGAATCCTAAACTCTTTAAAACAAGAGTCTGACACTTCCACTAATGCAATACTTTAGTAGAATGTTCAAACGTCGTCGATGATTTATCCATGTCATGTTTTATAAGAAGCCTACTAGTAATTTATCATTAGATTAAGATGAGAAGCAAATGTACTTGACTCTACTTCAAGTATTTACCAAGAAGACATGAAGCACAATAGTGCGAGAATACACACCTAGTCCATAGCCAGCAATCAACCATAGAAAATATCCATTTGCCAGACCTTTCTTCTTTTCATTGTCATACCTGCACAAATCACACCCGAAAGAGTAATGTTAAAAAAGGAGGAAACAAGAAGCTTCAAATTTTACCAAATGCTTTTTACGGAAAACAGTGAAAGATGAGGAGAATATGTGAGAACCCAAACAGAAGATGTACAATGCAAGAGGTAGATAATATCACCTAACCAAATCATTAAAAATGGGGAATAAATAAGAAGTAGATAGAATGCTTGACCTTTATCCCACACACAACAATCAGGGGCATCACGAGTATAAATAACATGACAAACACCAAAAGAGCAAAAGATAGGAAACATTACAAAAGCAAATTAAATACCGTGCTCAATAGTGATTACACACTGAGGAACACACTTTATGTGGTTGTAAACAACCTCTATGACTTAAGTTTCTGATCCTAGTGTGGTTCCCACTGCGCAGGTATCCAAATTATTGTCTTGGTGGTGGTTCAAGCTTTGATGTTAGATGAAGATGTATGACTGCAGTAAAGAACATAATAAGTCGTTCCTTCGACTAATTTACTTCTCAACCTAGAGCAGAAGGAAAAAGTTGGGTACACGATAATAGACCGCAAGTAGCAAGGACTACTTATTACTTTGGACCATAAATTACCTccatgaaaaaatcacaaacCATAACTTACTCATTCAAGTATATTTGGCTAGAATGATGACATCAAATTCATTTATGTGCGCTATGTTAGTATAACTATATTGgcttttgatttaaatttttccTTACCCATTCCTTGTCAAGATTTTGTTCTTATCCATACGTTTCTAAATCTGATCAAACTAATGACGACATCCACTAATACACGATGTTTGGCTATTTTCCATCAGACGTTTTATCAGCCACTATCGGTCACCTGGCTGGATTGGACGCAACTCCATAATTATTTTCGTTTTTAGATACTAGATACACATATTACTTGCATCTACCAAAGTACAGAATACCGATGTCATAATAGTTACAAAATAGacaaatccaaaataaattaatatgtaaaaCAGGGTAAATGGTAATGCTATGGGTACATATAGTACAATAACATATCTTGTAGAATATATATCAATACATAATCATTCGTGTTCTATTTACAACACGTAGTAACAAAGAATAGaaaaacctaaaaaaaaaaaaaatgtttgagaTCCCACAAAAGAAGATAAAATTTGGAAGGCTGTATAAGTACAAGTGAACCAGTTCATTTCTATGTGGGTCATCATGCAATTTTTATATGATGAAAAAAGGGAGGGcaaagggaaagctggaaatcCACCTTGCAAATGGTCTAAGCATACAGTGATATCTACGGCAAAGGTAGAAACCTCATTCACAAAGGGGATAAGCATATAGTCTAGTGCAGTACCAAGAAACAAAAAATTCTCAAGTGTAGGCCCGAGAACCCTCAAAATAAATCTCTTATATATCCAAGGGGTTAAATAGCATTTTCGTCACTCAACTGACGCCCAACTTGCAAGTGGGTCAttgaactcaaaaaactttcaaacgAATCATTAAATTCATTATAACTTTCAATCCGGTCACTAAACATTTACAAATTTTCACGGCCGTTAAGTCTCCTTTGACTTTAACAGAATCTGTTAAATTGTTAAATGATCAGATCCAAATAAGCAACCACCTCAGCAGATACCTAAATAACTTGACCTAATCCACACCATTAAATCAGGTGCCAAACTCTAAACCATCAGATACTATAGTCTCATCCGAACTAAAACTATACTGCCTTAATTACTATCCCGATCATAATGAGCCAAaccatatatcatcaaattcCAAAAAACAATATACTCAAAAACAATATCCACAAAACCTCAAAAACAATATCCACAAACACAAgataaaacaaaacaacaaaagtTAAAGATGATGAACCCCGAAACCCCCTTCTTCCCCACCCATCATCCTCGCTCACCCCGAACACCTTCAAAATCTCCGCAATCTTACTCTCATCCAGCACCGTACTTCTCATCTCTAGCAACATACAAGTCTTTGTCGATTCTTTCACTGAAATTTTTGGGGCCGTGGGATCGGTCTTCATGATCTCAAGCTTCTTGGAGGCTTCACATAGGATGGTTGTACAAATTCAAGGCCATTTATTTGTAAGTGTGAAGATGATGATGGTGTAgatgtatattaattaattttagtttaCTATGTGTTGTTAATTAGGAAAAGGgttcatatataaataattgggTTATGGGTCGGGTGAAAATACATAACTGATGTGTACATGACATTTGTACTGATTTGGACAACTCATCATGCCAACTCATCTTTCCGTCGAGTTTTTAACGTTACTAACGGCAAGTGACCTAATTGAAAGTTTTAAAGAGTTTAGTTATTTGACTGAAAGCTTTTtcagttggatgacccaattgcaagttcgTGGTCAGTTGAATGACCAAACTGCCATTTAACCCTATATCCAAGTTTCACACATTCAGACATGTTTATGGCCACTGtagaaattatatacaaaattaatgatcaaaatattGGATCTTATGCCAATGAAAGAGGTTAAGGCACTTTAGTTTACAGTTTACCTCAGAGAAAATGCAACAAGCAAACCGGGGAACACAAGGTCCCCAAATCCAATCATGTTATATCCACCAAAAGGATCAAAAAACCGAGGGACTCTCAAAAGCATTGGAATAGATTCCCCGCCACTATTATCACCTTCAGCAACCTACAAACAAAAGATGAGAGCAAATGAGGGATTTGCTTACATAAGCGGGGCACTAACTATAGAAAATCGAAGTGAGACACAGGTTCCTAAGAATtataaataagttataaatttcAGAATATAAATCCCCTAGTCGCACACAGATGATCTGACTCTACGCTATCTTTGGCACATTTCATGTTTTCCCTTCTCTTATGCAGGTTTCATTttcaagtgtgtgtgtgtgtgtgtagtccCAAAATTAATGCCTACAGCTCAACTTTGCAAGACGATTAACTTCactataattattttcaaaatttcaactaaAACTTGTTGTTTAAAGTATTTTTCCCTTGTTACAGCTTTTGGTTAGAAAATGTTGGTGCCACCTACTGATGATTATTAAATAAGATCTTTCAACCTTATTAATGAGACCGTGAAAGCATATTCTGGTGACATGTTAATCATAAGACTCAATAAGGCAGAGAGTCGTTAAGCACGCTCTTAGAGGCATACAAAGTGTTGAGGCATCACAAGATGATTCTTAGTCTCACTAATTGTTTTTTTTGGTGTAGGTTCTGGAAAGTTTTTAGACATTGAAGCATCTAGAATCTGGAAAGTTTTTAGGCATAGAGGCACCGAAGCCAACAATGATAAGCTCTGGGCTATCCTAACATCATCAATAACTTAATTTATGCCTAGCCAATTTGATTGTCTTAAAAACTATAAAGGCGAACTTAAAAATCTGACACTTTGAAATTCTTTCTCACTGTGGACAAAAGATGATAAGTCACTAAATAGCAACAGAaagtattttaataaattaaggaAACGTACATGGATAGCATGAATgtcaataaaatcaaaaaagcCAAAGTAGAGGAAAACAAAACTTACTGCAATCATAACACTGTTGCCGAATATTTCAGGAGACAGAAAAACCCAAAAGATGTCATAAAGGAAAGCACAGCAAAGAAGCACAGTAGCGACCTGaagacaataaaataatataagaataatGTGACGCCGTTTAGCTGATATACGTCATGAATTACTATGCTACCTTTATATTTGGTAACTGAGCCAATTGCAGAACTGTTATGATCAAAAAGATACCCTGACAACAGATCAAgtcatattaattatttgagaagtatAGATATAGAAAACAAAGTAAAATAAggtcaaaataatttgaaatcattGATTCAGTATCAATAATCAGATTTGGATGAGAATCAAAACACAATTGACACTCAATAGCTCTGTCTGCTATCCataaagaaaatttatataatattagtgTTTCCAGATTATGATCTTTTGCTTCCAACATCTCATAGTGTGTTTACCAAGGGACACCAACCAAAACAAGTCAAATGAATATCATTCGTCACAACTTTTATTGACCGGTAAGCAttgctgttaaaaattaaattataaatttcgaACTACATACTAGtacgtgcttcgcacgggtttaAGACTAGTATATATAATTCAAGAAGACACTTTATAACGAAAATGCATAGTAATTAAAGTAATTCAATTATCAAACTTATTatagaaataataataaatatgtaaaagaaACAAGCAGCTTGTAGAAATATATAAGGAAACGTATTCAGTGTTTGTGCTCAAAATTCACTAATCACATAAACAAAtcagacacacacacatgcTGCATATGTTTACATATATAACATACAGTACACATCTTAATCAATACATCGGCAACGAGAACTGGTAATCGGTAACAGAAAAGGAGATAGAATGGCGATTCTCCTTCCTTTCTCAGTCGTCTCTTCAGATTAATGCAAGCCTGAATTAACTTAACTGGTAGGGCAAAGTTAACCATGTAATTACAAACTATGCTATTCCTGCATCCCCACAAATCTGATCCGTAAAAGGCAGGGATACGCCGGGTGGCGCACCACGTACGTATTTGGCTGCGTCCCCGTACCCAAACGTAGCCGGTGCGTGGTGCGATGGGTAAGTGGCGCGCCCTACTTTCTAGGTTATAAGTGATACATGGCAATAGGCTATTAGGAAAGAAAGAAtcggaaagagaaagaaaagaaagagcaCAACCAAAAGTACAAGAATATAGAACTAACCAGTGGGAGGATAAAAACAAGACAGTCAGCGAGGGAAAAAGCTATACAGTTTGAAGTCATTTACAATGTTACATACTGAACTAGGGTTCATTTTCGTAAATCGTAACACATCTTAAACTGGTCAGCATCTATAAATTTGGGCACGAGTTGCTCCTTTCCTGCACCATAATGCCATGTTGTTGACTCCTTCATGCCATGATAACAATTTCATACGAGTTCAATAAACACCtaagtatattataataaactatatCTTTTGTTTGGATGTTTGACGATTTTAATTTGGTATATAGTGCTAATACACGATTGTCTTTCAGTTAGTAGAGTGTGAACTGAGCTTTAGGCATGTTCATGGTTCTAGGTGAAATTACATTTACTCCTCGATCAACTCAGGGATAGTTCAACTTATTGCCAAAGCAGTGTAGTTGTTATACAATGGCACTCTTCTCTAGTGCATCGTATCTCCAACCTCATTCCAtaagggaaaaaaaaatcatacggAACCTTTAAGAACCAGTCGTCCAAAAAATTTGTTCTGCCAATGGACACTGAAAAACAGCACCAGGCATGTGCTCTTCATACTCCCTACAAATCCTACAGAATAAGCCTCAAGGAAAGATATTTGTAACCCTTCAGAACAAAAGAGCTCAGTCTAGCATCACAATCATACCGATTCCCTGAATGAAGCAAGAATGAGCCCCTCCTCGGAACCTTACCGACcaccatttttatttttttctatctCGTGCACAGGTTTAGGTTCGGAACTTAATTTGAAAGCCATATTCTGACCCGGTGGTATTTTTGCACCCATGTATGTGCCAAGAAATGGTTTGACACAATATAAGAGAGAAGATTTCCACCGATACTATTTTCAAACACAAAATATAACAAAGAAACTATTGTAATTTACAAAAAACGTGCAAATATAGTACGGAGATCATCAAAGAATGGTAAAATACACCACCAATAACAGTCCTCGATGGCAAAATACTGTTAGTAGCTCCTTTTGTTTAgacatattatttataactactTATAGCAACTTTGCCAAACTACATGTTTAGATAAGTAACTGAATCACGTCTCATATAGGATGTAGTTAACCAATCTAGAATAGAATAGTAGTAATGATTAGGCTTACAAGAATGTCTTGTCCAATCCAAGAATATGATGCCTTCCGATGTGCAGCCCAGAAAACCGTAAATGCAAAGCAGCAGACCAAAACAATTAAAGAGAAAATAGAGACATTTCCGAATACCGGAACATTCACTTTTCTTTTCCCCAAGTTTCTCCATTTACTAATCAACAAGcaacaagaaaaacaagaaaGCACAAGTCAAAAGCAGACAATTAGGTGTTTGATCAAACTAAACCAATAGAATTCAAGTATACCTTAACACAAGAGATACTACACAATTATGCATTCCCTGATAACAAAAGAAAAGTTATTGTCACAAATTTTATTGAGACTTAAGTTATATTTTGAACTAAAGCAGGCAACTGGCTTGCACACAAAACTGGATGGTTAATTCCATATAAAACTATATCTGCACACAAAGCAGATAATTAAGTGTTTGATAACATGAAAACAATAGAACTCTTAACACAAGAGATACTACACAATTATGCATTCCCtgataacaaaaatatttattgttaCAAATTTTATTGAGACTTCAGGTTATAATTCAAACTAAACCAGGCAACTGGTTTGCACGCAAAACAGGATGTTTAATCCACATATAAAACCATAAGTTCCCTTTTTAATCTCCTCAGTTTAGGAAATTAGTTATTTATTAACTAGAGATATCCTTCTTAACAATAAGAAGTTTTCTAGGCTGATATGTTATATAACATAGTAAATTTCTAGAGCTGAAAGGCAATATGTTATAGGGTTTACTTCCTCATAACTGGCCCATGTTGACCACAATGCAAGGAAAAGATCAAAGATAGTTTGTaaactatataaaataaaaacactgAAAGAGAAACTGGGTGGGCATATAACAGTAAACCGTTTTGCTCAATAACAACAAATATGAGGAACTTCGTACCTAGGACCAAAAAAATAGGTCAAAGTACCTGAAACTATACCATTGCCATCAAAGGTGTCTCCAAAGAACTTTAAGAATGCCATCTCGCAAGTCTCTTACTTTTTCTCAACTATATAGAACGCCAACAAAGGGTATATATACATCCATTAAGTGTATGTCCACTAATGCAGAGTTTACTGGGTTTAGTGTTTAAGGTTCAGAAATTACTTGGAATCTTGTTCGTCTAGAAAACACACTTTCTAAATGCAGATTGTTAAAATGAGAAATCCCTATGACCAAAAACACTTCACATATGCACACAGCCAAACATTTGCTCTAGAGCCATGATcaacaaaatttctaaagataaaACCATTATGACCAACAATACCTGGATACCACCAATGCAGAAAAGTACAATCAGCAACCACACAAACCAAGATGACATAAAATAATACAGCAGAAGCAGAAATGTGGATGCTGTGATGACGAAAACAACGGCACTCATCACATTAATTTCAACAacttcttcatcatcttcatcggtCTCTGAGGATTCCTGGTAAAAAAAAAGAGGGGAAAAATGTAAGCCAGATAGCCATAATCGTTTATTGTATGTACTCATTTAGATCGATCATGACGCGAACAAACACAAGACCAAAAAGAACCTAAAGCTATTAATCTTTCTTCTCAACCCAAGTTCACACTTGTTCAACTTTTCATGGGATCATTcacttttttcaataattttttaggTATAACTGGATATATGTTGCAATAATATTGCTAGTTACCGCTAGAGGATTTCTGATATATCCCAAAAGCATAAAGAGGACCTTCTAATTTGGTAGGGAATATGGTTTTTGGGTATCCATAAAaaccaaaatatattttccTGTTGAGACCAAAACGTTAAAAGCCTGTAATCCAACAATATTTAGTAGTTGAACCTGTTGTGGTGTAGTTTAAGCCCAATGGGGCCCAGGGGATCCATTGTGATGTCCACCAATTCTAATCTCTAGATGTGTCCTCGTTCTCTATCAGTCTATCTAATCCTTTATTATATCTCTCCAAATACTCTCTAATCACTATCTACATTACTGATCACTTATTTTGTGCCAATATCCTTTATAAAATAAAAGGCaaactaataaattaaattaaaaacctTCTGTGACAGTTGGCTATAGCTCCCCTCAATTTTATCGCATACTGTTAAGCCTTTCCAAAGTGAAGCACAAGTTACGGTCCCAACAGCCATAAACCATAAAAATAGCACTGACATATCCAGCACTGGACGAACAGGTGCATAAAGTAGTAATTCCACTACATTTGAAATGAAGAGATCATCAGTAACAAACCAAATAAAGGTAGATACCCAAGACTAGAGAACAACAATCTAAATGTACAGGAGTCCTTTTACAGTTCCAACTATTGTTCTACTTAAGAACAGGAGTATAGAATGTTAGCATGCTGTCTAAATTATGATACTCAAATTAAAAATGCAGTTAAAAAGTCGACAAGTAGCAGGTACACTAAGGTTTGATAGAACTGGTATAAGTATAACTAAGATAGTTTACCACTTAACCTTACCTTTTTAGGTATGCATTGCAGCCACTACGAGAAGAAACATGTACGAGGGTATAAAATAACTTCGTACCAGGTTTATGTCAATTCATGCTCTGTTATTCCGTAAATGCCCGAATACAACCCATAAGCAAGCAAGAGCTACACGCTTGGTTTAATTACATGGTCATTAGCAACTTAAAAAgggaagggggggggggggggggggacttCGATCTGCCAGAGCCACAGAAGACGATCTCAGAGAAATAATGTGATGTAccgaataatattatattattatgattgCATAATACAATTTTGGTAAACTACTAAAGAAAATCAAAGTCAATAGAACAATTCTATTTGGTTTAGACCTCTCCCGGAAGAACTATATATACTGACTGGGTGCATATTTAATGCTACTCATCAAAAGTCCAAGATACTTTCCAATGATTAAGGAAATGCTACTACAGAATTTAGACTAAATATCTTGGTAGTCTAATAGCCAAAAAAGATGACTAACAGCATTCAAATTCCTTTATCCTAAAATTCAAAGCTTACCACTGCTTCCACCAGCCAAAGCCTTGCTTAGAACCTCCCCATCCGACTTTGTGACGACCACAGATGGAATACTGATATTAAGGGTTTTAGTGTGGGGACAATCCATCACAGGTAGCCCATCTGAGAAGTGTGGTAATTAGTAAAGACATGATATATTTCAATAAGCtggtcaaaaataattataataaaatatcaagtTAAAGCTCCGTTTCTTTGACGGGAATAacttgattttataaaatattcactgGGAAGATAATTTCCCGGAAAATGATTTCTCAGAATTATACttgtccaaaaattattttcaggGAAAATATTTTTTCGGAAATTATTTTCCAGGATACGATTTTCCATGATTTGACTGTCATGAAAAAAAAACGAAATATTGTTAGAAACTCTTCAAATTGGAAAATGTTTTCCTTTTTAAAGAGGGGAAGTCATTTCCAGAAATTAATAGCATTTTTAAAAGGAATCTTCCTCCGGAAAACATTTTATgccaaaaaccaaacaaacGCTGGAATTTTTTTTCCATATTTCTAATTTTCCAGCATTTGTATGACTTCTGGAAAATGTTTTCCAGAAGCTAAACAAACACCAGAAAAACAGGAAAATATTTTCCAGAAAAACAAATGGAGCCTAAGTTAGTCAAAAATACATTCAGGAGTTCAAAAGCTACCTGCTTCACTATTTATCACCAACATTCCAGATGCACCTCCTGATTGTGCCACTTCAGCTTTTGTTGAGAAATCACAGACCCCGCGTTGACATACTGCAATAGATCCAGATAACTGCTAACATATAAGGAGAAGTATATTTCAACCAGTTGTTATACACGAACCTATGTGTGTGAATTATTTTATCTTCAAACTTTTATATCTATAGAGAGTGCATGTGCAGATACACACAATATGCTCATAGTATCCGTCCATGAAGTTCTATCAAGCATTTTTTGCATCGAGTG is a window from the Daucus carota subsp. sativus chromosome 8, DH1 v3.0, whole genome shotgun sequence genome containing:
- the LOC108202019 gene encoding signal peptide peptidase-like 3 isoform X6: MPINCLVCQRGVCDFSTKAEVAQSGGASGMLVINSEADGLPVMDCPHTKTLNISIPSVVVTKSDGEVLSKALAGGSSVELLLYAPVRPVLDMSVLFLWFMAVGTVTCASLWKGLTVCDKIEGSYSQLSQKESSETDEDDEEVVEINVMSAVVFVITASTFLLLLYYFMSSWFVWLLIVLFCIGGIQGMHNCVVSLVLSKWRNLGKRKVNVPVFGNVSIFSLIVLVCCFAFTVFWAAHRKASYSWIGQDILGIFLIITVLQLAQLPNIKVATVLLCCAFLYDIFWVFLSPEIFGNSVMIAVAEGDNSGGESIPMLLRVPRFFDPFGGYNMIGFGDLVFPGLLVAFSLRYDNEKKKGLANGYFLWLIAGYGLGLLFTYLALYLMNGQGQPALLYLVPCTLGTIVILGWVRGELKDLWNYNVEDQSPTNNSSGRSSTDKVDGVSETNDIEVQSPLSM